One Ignavibacteria bacterium genomic window carries:
- a CDS encoding S9 family peptidase, which translates to MYKVLQITLLILIVFIMNVSFKAQAVVQIKEIPLRDFFKNPEKTGYQISPDGKYLSYLAPYENRLNIFIEDLQTGETKRVTNATDRDLYNYFWKGNNTVLYVKDNGGDENFQLYASNINTGVPKNLTPFDSVRVGITDDLPEIDDYILIEMNKRNKEIFDVYRINVNTGEMTMVAENPGNISGWVTDHEGKVRVATTTDGVNTSLLYRETESEPFKEILKTNFKETLAPLFFTFDNQNIYAASNLGRDKAAIVKYDIKNGKEIEELYSHPEVDVENLNYSRKRKVLTSIPYTTWKRQVHFLDDRTKGVYEDLYSQLGTNYEVVIVDLTKDESKYLVRTYSDRSLGSFYLYDYETKNLKELADVSPWLNENDLAEMKPIQYTSRDGLTINGYLTLPKGVDPKNLPVVVNPHGGPWYRDVWTFNPEVQFLANRGFAVLQVNFRGSTGYGRKFWEDSFKQWGLKMQDDVTDGVNWLIEQGIADPSRVAIYGGSYGGYTALAGLTFTPDVYSAGVDYVGVSNLFTFMETIPPYWKPYLEMMYEMVGNPKTDSAQFIATSPVFHADKIKAPLFIAQGKNDPRVKKSESDQMIEAMKKRGIEVEYMVKDNEGHGFHNEENRFDFYETMEKFLKKHLNKSN; encoded by the coding sequence ATGTACAAGGTATTACAGATAACTTTATTAATTTTAATAGTATTTATAATGAATGTAAGCTTCAAAGCACAAGCAGTAGTACAAATAAAAGAAATTCCTTTAAGAGATTTTTTCAAAAATCCTGAAAAAACCGGCTACCAGATTTCTCCCGACGGCAAATATTTATCCTATTTAGCTCCCTATGAAAACCGATTAAATATTTTCATAGAAGATTTGCAGACAGGCGAGACAAAAAGAGTAACCAATGCAACCGACAGGGATTTATATAATTATTTTTGGAAAGGGAACAATACAGTTCTTTATGTGAAAGATAACGGCGGCGACGAAAATTTTCAGTTGTATGCTTCGAATATTAATACGGGAGTTCCGAAAAACTTAACTCCGTTCGATAGCGTTCGTGTCGGAATAACCGATGACCTTCCTGAAATCGATGATTATATTCTGATTGAAATGAACAAACGCAACAAAGAAATTTTTGATGTTTACAGAATAAATGTTAATACGGGCGAAATGACAATGGTCGCAGAAAATCCGGGAAACATTTCGGGATGGGTAACAGACCATGAAGGAAAAGTTAGAGTTGCAACAACCACTGATGGTGTTAACACTTCATTATTGTATAGAGAAACTGAAAGTGAGCCCTTCAAAGAAATTTTAAAAACTAACTTTAAGGAAACATTAGCTCCGTTATTTTTTACCTTTGATAATCAAAACATATACGCTGCATCAAATCTTGGAAGAGACAAAGCCGCAATCGTAAAATATGACATTAAAAATGGAAAGGAAATTGAAGAGCTTTATTCACATCCTGAAGTTGATGTTGAAAATCTGAACTATTCACGAAAAAGAAAAGTTCTTACATCAATTCCTTACACAACATGGAAAAGACAGGTTCATTTCCTTGATGACAGAACAAAAGGTGTTTATGAAGATTTATATTCGCAGCTTGGAACTAATTATGAAGTTGTAATAGTGGACTTAACAAAGGACGAAAGCAAATATCTTGTGCGAACCTATAGCGACAGGTCATTGGGAAGCTTTTATTTATATGACTATGAAACAAAAAATTTAAAAGAACTTGCTGATGTAAGTCCCTGGTTGAATGAAAATGATTTAGCTGAAATGAAACCGATTCAATACACATCAAGAGACGGTCTAACGATAAACGGTTACTTAACGCTTCCAAAAGGCGTTGACCCTAAAAACCTTCCTGTAGTTGTAAACCCTCACGGCGGTCCGTGGTATAGAGACGTTTGGACTTTCAATCCCGAAGTTCAGTTTCTTGCAAACAGAGGGTTCGCAGTTCTTCAAGTGAATTTCCGCGGTTCAACCGGTTATGGAAGAAAATTCTGGGAAGATTCTTTCAAACAATGGGGTTTGAAAATGCAGGACGACGTTACTGATGGGGTTAATTGGTTAATCGAGCAGGGAATTGCTGACCCGAGCAGAGTTGCAATTTACGGAGGTTCTTACGGCGGTTATACAGCTCTTGCAGGTCTCACTTTTACGCCTGATGTTTATTCAGCTGGGGTTGATTATGTCGGTGTTTCAAACTTGTTCACATTCATGGAAACAATTCCGCCTTACTGGAAACCGTATCTTGAAATGATGTATGAGATGGTTGGAAACCCGAAAACAGACAGCGCGCAATTTATTGCCACTTCACCCGTATTTCATGCAGATAAAATAAAAGCTCCTTTGTTCATTGCTCAGGGAAAAAACGATCCGAGAGTAAAGAAAAGTGAGTCTGACCAGATGATTGAAGCTATGAAAAAACGCGGAATCGAAGTTGAATATATGGTAAAGGATAATGAAGGACACGGCTTTCATAATGAGGAAAACAGGTTTGATTTCTATGAAACTATGGAAAAATTCCTCAAAAAACATTTGAACAAATCTAACTAA